One window of Deltaproteobacteria bacterium genomic DNA carries:
- a CDS encoding ABC transporter permease gives MEPGLGDKRARWIYNILPSFLLLVLLIGVWQLIVTVTGIKSFLLPSPSLVATTLADMKWQWGRQILTTLVEVLGGFLLADFVGILVGVLIMWSPLMHRSVVPFLVFLNSLPKIALAPLFIIWLGYGVLPNIFIAFISAFFPVAINTATGIGETEPDMINLAKVWEVPRWKVFLKIEIPNALPYIFSGIKIAATMAVIGAIVGEFVASTEGLAAVIMNAQAVLVTEAIFASLVWISILGLGLYGLVALVQRLVMPWADIKQ, from the coding sequence ATGGAGCCGGGTTTAGGGGACAAGCGGGCGCGATGGATCTACAACATACTGCCGTCTTTCTTGCTCCTTGTTCTATTGATCGGGGTCTGGCAATTGATCGTCACGGTTACGGGCATCAAATCGTTTCTGCTTCCCAGTCCGTCTTTGGTCGCCACCACCCTGGCCGACATGAAATGGCAGTGGGGCAGACAGATCTTGACAACTCTCGTCGAAGTTCTGGGCGGATTCCTTCTCGCCGATTTTGTGGGGATTCTTGTGGGGGTGTTGATCATGTGGTCTCCCCTGATGCACAGGTCTGTTGTGCCGTTTCTGGTGTTCCTGAACTCGCTGCCCAAGATCGCCCTGGCTCCACTGTTTATTATCTGGCTGGGATACGGAGTGCTCCCCAATATTTTTATCGCATTCATCAGCGCTTTTTTCCCTGTGGCAATCAACACCGCCACAGGAATTGGAGAAACAGAACCTGACATGATCAATTTGGCGAAGGTCTGGGAGGTACCTCGTTGGAAGGTCTTTCTTAAGATTGAAATACCCAATGCGTTGCCATATATCTTCAGCGGGATCAAGATCGCCGCCACCATGGCGGTCATAGGTGCGATTGTGGGGGAATTTGTCGCCTCGACCGAAGGATTGGCTGCAGTCATTATGAATGCCCAGGCGGTTCTGGTTACCGAGGCTATCTTCGCCTCGTTGGTCTGGATATCGATCCTGGGATTGGGCTTATACGGACTTGTGGCGCTCGTCCAGAGGCTGGTTATGCCTTGGGCTGACATCAAACAGTAA
- a CDS encoding ABC transporter substrate-binding protein gives MKSYVKATGTLVCALLVMAATFTTARGVERVRFRLNWISAGEGDHAPFYVAKDLGYYEALGLDVTIEKGSGSGDAVKFVEVGKVDLAIADFPAIAVARARGADVRIVAAYHVNSPNTTWTRKDTGITTPKDLAGHTIGSPAGDAQRIAFPAFAKKVGLDPDSVKWVNIHPAAKIQSLASKTIDVTVHWFDQLHTYRKIIGKENLVYFRWADYGVNPYGMAIFTSERMLKEKPDVVKRFVDATLRAQRWTILNPRKAIQIQKKYVPEVVVEPVLGMLEVSIKYMFFGSTILRHGLGWIDRQRMDQSVNIMNTYFGLPRPLNAEELYTNDFVPHHTWPYPEEFTDPSTWPWPYRFGS, from the coding sequence ATGAAAAGCTATGTAAAGGCAACGGGGACATTGGTATGTGCGTTGTTGGTAATGGCGGCTACATTCACGACGGCACGGGGTGTGGAGCGTGTAAGATTTCGCCTGAACTGGATTTCGGCCGGGGAGGGGGATCACGCTCCATTCTATGTGGCCAAGGATCTTGGCTATTATGAAGCATTGGGTCTCGATGTAACTATCGAAAAGGGATCAGGATCAGGAGATGCTGTCAAGTTTGTGGAAGTAGGTAAAGTGGACTTGGCCATAGCGGATTTTCCCGCCATCGCAGTCGCTCGTGCGCGAGGGGCGGATGTCAGAATTGTGGCTGCCTATCACGTGAACAGCCCAAATACTACCTGGACCCGAAAGGATACGGGAATCACGACACCCAAGGATTTGGCAGGACATACGATCGGATCGCCGGCCGGCGATGCTCAAAGGATTGCCTTCCCGGCTTTTGCCAAGAAGGTCGGTCTGGACCCCGATAGTGTCAAATGGGTGAACATCCATCCTGCTGCCAAGATTCAATCGCTTGCCAGCAAGACGATCGACGTGACCGTTCACTGGTTCGACCAATTACACACCTACAGGAAGATCATCGGAAAGGAGAACCTGGTCTATTTTCGGTGGGCTGACTACGGGGTGAACCCCTATGGCATGGCCATCTTCACGAGCGAGAGGATGTTGAAAGAAAAGCCTGATGTAGTGAAGCGGTTTGTCGATGCCACGTTGAGAGCTCAACGCTGGACGATTCTTAATCCGAGAAAGGCAATTCAGATCCAGAAGAAGTACGTGCCTGAAGTAGTTGTGGAGCCGGTATTGGGCATGTTGGAAGTATCGATCAAGTATATGTTCTTCGGATCGACTATTCTTAGGCACGGGCTGGGATGGATAGACCGGCAGCGGATGGACCAGAGTGTAAACATCATGAACACCTATTTCGGCCTACCCCGTCCTCTCAATGCCGAAGAGCTCTATACGAATGACTTCGTGCCTCATCATACATGGCCGTATCCAGAAGAATTCACAGATCCTTCGACATGGCCTTGGCCGTACCGGTTCGGGTCGTGA